A stretch of the Arthrobacter sp. PAMC 25486 genome encodes the following:
- a CDS encoding 6-phosphofructokinase: MKIGILTSGGDCPGLNAVIRGIVLKGIKSYGHEFVGFRDGWRGVVEGDVMDLPRQMVRGISKQGGTILGTSRTNPFEGNGGPEVIKAHMERLGVDALIAIGGEGTLAAARRLTDAGLKIVGVPKTVDNDLDATDYTFGFDTAVQIATEAIDRLRTTGESHHRCMIAEVMGRHVGWIALHAGMATGAHAVLIPEQNTSMDQIVEWVQEAHDRGRAPLVVVAEGFVPDHQDSAHSERGLDTFGRPRLGGISEQLAPEIEARTGIETRATILGHIQRGGVPSSFDRVLATRLGMAAVDSVVEGRWGTMVSLKGTEIEHVPFEAALGNLKTVPQHRYDEAAILFG, translated from the coding sequence ATGAAGATTGGAATTCTCACCAGCGGCGGAGACTGCCCTGGCCTGAACGCAGTGATCCGTGGCATCGTACTCAAGGGCATCAAGAGCTACGGCCATGAATTTGTTGGTTTTCGAGACGGTTGGCGCGGCGTGGTTGAGGGCGATGTCATGGACCTGCCCCGCCAGATGGTCCGCGGCATCTCCAAGCAGGGCGGCACCATCTTGGGCACCTCCCGCACCAACCCCTTTGAAGGCAATGGCGGCCCCGAGGTCATCAAGGCACACATGGAGCGCCTCGGCGTCGACGCCCTGATCGCTATCGGCGGCGAAGGCACACTGGCCGCCGCACGCCGGCTCACCGACGCCGGACTGAAAATTGTGGGCGTGCCCAAGACCGTTGACAACGACCTTGACGCCACCGACTACACCTTCGGTTTCGACACTGCCGTGCAGATTGCCACCGAGGCGATCGACCGCCTGCGCACCACAGGTGAATCCCACCACCGCTGCATGATTGCAGAGGTCATGGGCCGCCACGTTGGCTGGATTGCCCTGCATGCAGGCATGGCCACGGGCGCGCACGCTGTGCTGATCCCGGAGCAGAACACCAGCATGGACCAGATCGTTGAATGGGTGCAGGAAGCCCACGACCGCGGCCGCGCACCCCTCGTGGTTGTTGCCGAGGGCTTCGTCCCCGACCACCAGGATTCGGCACACTCCGAGCGCGGCCTGGACACCTTTGGCCGCCCCCGCCTGGGCGGCATCAGCGAGCAGCTGGCCCCTGAGATCGAGGCCCGCACAGGCATCGAAACCCGTGCCACCATTCTCGGCCACATCCAGCGTGGCGGCGTTCCCTCAAGCTTTGACCGCGTACTGGCCACCCGGCTGGGCATGGCCGCCGTCGATTCCGTCGTGGAAGGGCGCTGGGGCACCATGGTTTCGCTCAAGGGCACAGAGATTGAGCATGTCCCCTTCGAAGCGGCCCTCGGCAACTTGAAGACTGTTCCGCAGCACCGCTACGACGAAGCCGCCATTTTGTTCGGCTAA
- a CDS encoding DHA2 family efflux MFS transporter permease subunit: MEIVAKPWPALWALVLGFFMILVDSTIVSVANPKIMEGLNTDINSVIWVTSAYLLAYAVPLLVTGRLGDKYGPKNLYLVGLVVFTLASLWCGFSGDIGTLILARVVQGLGAAMMTPQTMAIITRIFAPDKRGPAMGLWGATAGVAMLVGPILGGVLVDGLGWEWIFFVNVPVGIVAFVLAWRLVPKLKTHDHKFDLLGVALSSAGLFLLVFGIQEGATYDWGTIAGPLNVWTMIIAGIVFLVAFVWWQAVNKGEPLVPLHLFKVRNFSLANIAITTMGFSVTAMSLPLFFYYQLVRGMTPTQSALMMVPMALFSGVLAPFVGKLVDAVNPRYVATTGFVLMSISLAWTASLMSPDTAIWLFLLPSGLLGIASAGIWAPLSTTATRNLGPREAGAGAGVYNTTRQIGSVLGSAAIAALISARLAAEMPAGAAGGAAGASGPLPEFLHAGFSTAMAQSTLLPAAAVLLGAAVAIFFAKPREVSAIYAEFDSAKASEVAKDSAETPARTEH, translated from the coding sequence ATGGAAATCGTGGCAAAACCGTGGCCCGCGTTATGGGCACTTGTTCTGGGGTTCTTCATGATCCTTGTGGATTCAACCATTGTTTCGGTGGCCAACCCCAAGATCATGGAAGGGCTGAACACCGACATCAACTCGGTCATCTGGGTCACGAGCGCCTACTTGCTGGCCTACGCAGTACCACTGCTGGTGACCGGACGGCTGGGCGACAAGTATGGTCCCAAAAACCTTTATTTGGTGGGCCTGGTTGTGTTCACCCTTGCATCGCTGTGGTGCGGCTTCTCCGGAGACATCGGGACGTTGATCCTGGCCCGCGTGGTCCAGGGCCTGGGCGCCGCCATGATGACGCCGCAAACGATGGCGATCATCACCCGCATTTTCGCCCCTGACAAGCGTGGCCCCGCCATGGGGCTTTGGGGTGCCACCGCCGGTGTTGCCATGCTCGTGGGACCCATCCTGGGCGGCGTCCTGGTTGACGGCCTGGGCTGGGAATGGATCTTCTTCGTCAACGTCCCCGTGGGAATTGTTGCCTTTGTGCTGGCCTGGCGGTTGGTTCCAAAACTGAAAACCCACGATCACAAGTTCGACCTCTTGGGTGTTGCGCTTAGTTCCGCGGGGTTGTTCCTGCTGGTCTTTGGCATCCAGGAAGGGGCCACCTACGACTGGGGAACGATCGCCGGTCCGCTCAATGTCTGGACCATGATCATCGCCGGCATCGTGTTCCTGGTTGCCTTTGTCTGGTGGCAGGCGGTCAACAAGGGCGAACCGCTGGTGCCGTTGCACCTGTTCAAGGTGCGCAATTTCTCGCTGGCGAACATCGCCATCACCACCATGGGTTTCAGCGTCACGGCGATGAGCCTGCCGTTGTTCTTCTACTACCAGCTGGTGCGCGGCATGACACCCACCCAGTCGGCACTCATGATGGTCCCCATGGCCTTGTTCTCAGGGGTCCTGGCACCGTTTGTGGGCAAGCTGGTGGACGCCGTCAACCCGCGTTACGTGGCCACGACAGGGTTTGTCCTCATGTCGATTTCCCTTGCCTGGACGGCGTCACTCATGAGTCCGGACACTGCCATTTGGCTGTTCCTGCTGCCCAGCGGCTTGTTGGGCATTGCCAGCGCCGGCATTTGGGCGCCACTGTCGACGACGGCCACCCGCAACCTTGGCCCGCGGGAGGCCGGTGCCGGGGCTGGGGTGTACAACACAACCCGCCAGATTGGTTCCGTCCTGGGCAGTGCCGCCATTGCGGCGCTGATCTCCGCCCGCCTGGCCGCCGAAATGCCGGCCGGTGCGGCAGGAGGTGCCGCCGGCGCCTCCGGACCGCTGCCCGAATTCCTCCATGCAGGATTCTCAACGGCCATGGCCCAGTCAACACTGCTGCCCGCCGCCGCGGTCCTGCTGGGAGCCGCCGTGGCAATCTTCTTCGCCAAACCCCGGGAAGTGTCGGCCATCTACGCAGAATTTGACTCCGCCAAGGCATCCGAGGTTGCCAAGGACTCGGCAGAAACGCCCGCCCGGACCGAGCACTAG
- a CDS encoding PadR family transcriptional regulator has translation MAVAKQLSALALAALGLLVERAMHPYEMYQLLMHRHEDRLLKVRPGTLYHAVGRLAEAGLVEATGTVKDGNRPERTNYAILPAGRASLTAGLRELLAEPVKEYPRFPQALSEAHNLPAAEVIELLAQRVVALGQELAALDADRKLALSRDVPRHFWIDVDYQQHLLRAELAWIETLRAQLDDGSLPWMDGRTSPQILTEIVQL, from the coding sequence ATGGCAGTGGCAAAACAGCTCTCAGCCTTGGCACTGGCCGCTCTGGGCCTGTTGGTTGAGCGGGCCATGCACCCCTATGAGATGTACCAATTGTTGATGCACCGCCATGAGGACAGGCTGCTCAAGGTCAGGCCCGGCACGCTGTACCACGCCGTGGGCCGGCTGGCGGAGGCCGGACTGGTTGAGGCGACCGGAACCGTCAAGGACGGAAACCGGCCGGAGCGGACCAACTACGCAATTCTGCCGGCCGGCAGGGCCAGTCTGACGGCGGGGCTGCGGGAACTGCTGGCGGAGCCGGTCAAGGAATATCCGCGCTTCCCCCAAGCGCTCTCCGAAGCGCATAACCTCCCCGCAGCCGAGGTCATCGAGCTTTTGGCGCAACGTGTTGTTGCCCTGGGGCAGGAGTTGGCAGCCCTGGATGCCGACAGGAAACTCGCACTATCCAGGGATGTGCCCCGCCACTTCTGGATCGATGTGGACTATCAGCAACACCTGCTGCGGGCCGAGCTGGCCTGGATTGAAACGCTCCGTGCACAGCTGGACGATGGTTCGCTGCCATGGATGGACGGCCGGACCAGCCCGCAAATATTGACCGAAATCGTTCAACTCTAA
- a CDS encoding folate-binding protein YgfZ, with protein sequence MSYLSPLLNRTGAVQAGGLDAGVAAHYGDPNREQRLLAGYLGKPGSAVVDLSHRGVVTVTGPDRLSWLNTLSSQDTTKLAPNVGTELLLLTVQGRIEFDARVVDDGETTWLIVESGEAAPLAEWLNRMKFMLRVEIADVSGGWAVLGSVTEVPEWSEHLVWVDPWPHIGVGGYSYAAIPEDQHPGLERPWREYLVPALELEATVGDRPLAGVWAAEALRLAAWRPRRGAETDEKTIPHELDLLRTAVHMNKGCYKGQETVARVHNLGRPPRRLVFLQLDGSLHTLPAPGSEVLLDERVVGTVTSAAQHFEIGPIALALVKRNVDPDAVLTVNDNGEMYPANQEIIVATDAGQVVGRQTGFLRAPR encoded by the coding sequence ATGAGCTATTTGAGTCCTTTGTTGAACCGGACCGGGGCCGTACAGGCCGGCGGTCTCGATGCCGGAGTTGCCGCCCACTATGGGGATCCGAACCGGGAGCAGCGCCTGTTGGCGGGCTACCTCGGGAAGCCGGGGTCCGCCGTCGTGGATCTTTCACACCGCGGCGTCGTCACGGTGACCGGGCCGGACAGGCTCAGCTGGCTGAACACGTTGTCATCACAAGACACGACGAAACTTGCTCCCAACGTTGGCACCGAACTGCTGCTGCTGACCGTGCAGGGACGCATTGAGTTTGATGCCCGCGTTGTCGATGACGGAGAAACCACCTGGCTGATTGTTGAATCGGGGGAAGCCGCACCGCTGGCCGAGTGGCTGAACCGGATGAAGTTCATGCTCCGCGTGGAGATCGCCGACGTCTCGGGCGGGTGGGCTGTGCTGGGCTCGGTGACGGAGGTTCCGGAGTGGAGCGAGCATTTGGTGTGGGTTGATCCGTGGCCTCACATCGGAGTTGGCGGCTACAGCTACGCTGCCATTCCGGAAGACCAGCACCCCGGCCTGGAGCGGCCGTGGCGGGAATATCTGGTCCCGGCGCTTGAGCTGGAAGCAACGGTGGGGGACCGCCCGCTGGCAGGAGTTTGGGCCGCAGAGGCCTTGCGGTTGGCTGCCTGGCGTCCCCGCCGCGGTGCAGAAACCGACGAGAAAACAATTCCGCACGAACTGGACCTGCTGCGAACGGCGGTCCACATGAACAAGGGCTGTTACAAGGGTCAGGAAACCGTTGCGCGGGTGCACAACCTGGGTCGCCCACCGCGGCGGCTGGTGTTTTTGCAGCTCGACGGTTCTCTGCACACGCTGCCCGCTCCCGGCAGTGAGGTCCTGCTGGATGAACGTGTCGTGGGAACTGTGACGTCGGCTGCCCAGCACTTTGAGATTGGGCCCATCGCGCTGGCCCTCGTCAAGCGAAACGTTGACCCTGACGCTGTGCTTACCGTGAACGACAACGGGGAAATGTATCCCGCCAACCAGGAAATCATCGTCGCCACCGACGCCGGCCAAGTGGTCGGGCGGCAAACGGGATTCTTGCGCGCACCCCGCTAA
- a CDS encoding FABP family protein: MAIEIPTDLTPELVPLSWLLGTWTGTGRLGAGEENSEHFTQTVTFKANGLPYLQYTAESWLSDEDGTILRPLSVETGFWQLDRTLNDSDGGPGLIPADMVPALRTADDVEALRNADGGFDIMANIVHPGGISELYYGTIKGPQIQLSTDAVMRGAGAKDYTAATRIFGLVNGDLFWRWDVAAQGKSLDAHASAALRKVSA; encoded by the coding sequence ATGGCCATTGAGATACCCACTGACTTAACCCCCGAACTGGTTCCGCTGTCCTGGCTGCTTGGCACCTGGACGGGCACCGGCAGGCTGGGTGCCGGCGAGGAAAATTCCGAGCACTTCACCCAGACCGTGACCTTCAAGGCCAACGGCCTGCCATATCTGCAATACACGGCCGAGTCCTGGCTGTCCGATGAAGACGGCACCATCCTGCGCCCGCTCTCCGTCGAGACAGGGTTCTGGCAGCTAGACCGCACCCTCAATGACTCCGACGGCGGACCCGGCCTGATCCCGGCCGACATGGTCCCCGCACTGAGGACCGCCGACGATGTCGAGGCGCTTCGCAATGCTGACGGCGGCTTTGACATCATGGCGAACATCGTTCACCCCGGCGGCATCTCCGAGCTGTATTACGGCACCATCAAGGGCCCCCAGATCCAGCTCTCCACCGACGCCGTCATGCGCGGTGCCGGCGCCAAGGACTACACCGCAGCCACCCGCATCTTCGGACTTGTCAACGGCGACTTGTTCTGGCGCTGGGATGTTGCCGCGCAAGGGAAGTCGCTGGACGCCCACGCTTCGGCCGCCCTGCGCAAAGTCTCCGCCTAG
- a CDS encoding response regulator transcription factor: protein MSQILMLTNDRGSSVEVLPALELLSHAVHILPAVPTALLEAKPTELIMVDARKDLVGSRSLTQLLRATGISVPLLLVLTEGGMAAVSASWAADDVILNTAGPAEVEARIRLALTRAASTENGTHQEIQAAGIVIDEDSYTARVHGTALNLTYKEFELLKYLAQHPGRVFTRAQLLNEVWGYDYYGGTRTVDVHVRRLRAKLGSENENLICTVRNVGYRLTISKVPDDALADA, encoded by the coding sequence ATGTCGCAGATTCTCATGCTGACCAACGACCGCGGGAGTTCCGTGGAGGTCCTGCCTGCGCTGGAACTTTTGAGCCACGCCGTCCACATTCTTCCTGCTGTGCCCACAGCCTTGCTGGAGGCGAAGCCGACGGAACTCATCATGGTCGATGCCCGCAAGGATTTGGTTGGCTCCCGCTCCCTGACACAGCTGCTGCGGGCCACCGGGATCAGCGTGCCGCTCCTGCTGGTGTTGACCGAAGGCGGCATGGCTGCCGTATCGGCTTCCTGGGCCGCCGACGACGTCATCCTCAACACCGCAGGCCCTGCCGAAGTGGAGGCCCGGATCCGCCTGGCCTTGACTCGCGCTGCCAGCACCGAAAACGGCACACATCAGGAAATCCAGGCGGCAGGAATCGTCATTGACGAGGACAGCTATACGGCCAGGGTCCACGGCACCGCACTGAACCTGACGTACAAGGAATTTGAGTTGTTGAAGTACCTGGCCCAGCACCCGGGGCGCGTCTTCACCCGGGCCCAACTACTCAACGAGGTATGGGGCTACGACTACTACGGTGGCACTCGCACGGTTGACGTCCACGTGCGTCGACTGCGGGCCAAGCTCGGCTCGGAGAATGAAAATTTGATCTGCACCGTGCGCAACGTTGGCTACCGGTTGACCATCTCCAAGGTCCCCGATGACGCACTCGCCGACGCATAG
- the mshD gene encoding mycothiol synthase, with amino-acid sequence MSPAHIENWPVTVINGAPSPEILQEIQTVIDAAEDADGNPPFSEQTLVELKSTAAGPHSVLTLLTYAPEDASPTVGEDLAGVAVVVLNGSEGVLEIVVHPAYRNDGVGAILADKLVEIRGLQGIKAWSHGGHEAAADLAASYGYRAIRELWRMRLVRQAPSSADSQVPADYPTPDGVSLRTFVPHQDEVPWVAANAAAFADHPEQGSLTLADLQARMEEPWFDPAGFFLAVNDADEILGFHWTKVHGARSGQEAMGEVYVVGVTPAAQGLGLGKTLTRQGLDHLQNAGLRAIMLYVDADNEAAVSLYRKLGFTKWDSDVMYGPVSA; translated from the coding sequence ATGAGCCCCGCACATATTGAGAACTGGCCGGTCACAGTCATCAACGGCGCCCCATCCCCGGAGATCCTGCAGGAAATCCAGACGGTGATTGATGCTGCCGAGGACGCCGACGGCAACCCGCCCTTCTCCGAGCAGACTCTGGTGGAATTGAAATCCACAGCTGCGGGCCCGCACAGCGTCCTGACGCTGCTCACCTACGCCCCGGAGGACGCTTCCCCTACCGTCGGCGAGGACCTTGCGGGCGTGGCCGTCGTTGTTCTCAACGGCAGCGAGGGTGTGCTGGAAATTGTTGTCCACCCCGCCTACCGCAATGATGGCGTGGGGGCGATCCTCGCCGACAAGCTGGTGGAAATCCGCGGCCTGCAGGGCATCAAGGCCTGGTCCCACGGTGGCCATGAGGCAGCCGCGGATTTGGCTGCCAGTTACGGTTACCGTGCCATCCGCGAACTGTGGCGCATGCGCCTGGTCCGGCAGGCGCCGTCGTCCGCTGATTCCCAGGTTCCCGCTGACTATCCAACGCCCGACGGCGTGAGCTTGCGGACATTTGTCCCGCACCAGGACGAGGTTCCCTGGGTTGCTGCCAATGCTGCCGCGTTTGCGGACCATCCCGAGCAGGGTTCGCTGACCCTCGCCGATCTACAGGCGCGCATGGAGGAACCGTGGTTTGATCCGGCCGGTTTCTTCCTCGCCGTCAACGACGCGGATGAGATTCTCGGCTTCCACTGGACCAAGGTCCACGGTGCACGCTCCGGCCAGGAAGCCATGGGCGAAGTGTACGTTGTGGGAGTGACCCCGGCCGCCCAGGGATTGGGGCTCGGGAAGACGCTGACACGGCAGGGCCTGGATCATCTGCAAAACGCCGGCCTGCGTGCCATCATGCTGTACGTTGACGCCGACAATGAAGCCGCCGTCTCGCTCTACCGCAAGCTGGGATTCACCAAGTGGGACTCCGATGTCATGTATGGACCCGTATCCGCCTAA
- a CDS encoding RNA degradosome polyphosphate kinase has protein sequence MKREYKGSVKTLAVNGQERFVSGEVPASRATQDRIDIPEFEPTLIPEGDISPDRFLDRELSWLAFNARVLELAEDPDMPLLERVNFLSIFASNLDEFFMVRVAGLKRRIATGLAVPSPAGLSPLEVLEQISDAAHELQARHAHVFAGQIRPALAYEHFHLVHWDELDDPSKVQLAKMFAEKIFPILTPLAVDPAHPFPYISGLSLNLAVVVRNPVSDKELFARVKVPDQLPRLVALDGTRAGTVPGRVARFIPLEEVIAEHLDQLFPGMEIVEHHTFRVTRNEDLEVEEDDAENLLQALEKELLRRKFGPPVRLEVATDINPSILALLVRELDVEETEVYSLPAPLDLRGLSILGGIDRPDLRYPKHVAHTSRDLNASETSKAANVFAAMRRRDILLHHPYDSFSTSVQAFLEQAAADPKVRAIKQTLYRTSGDSPIVDALVDAAEAGKQVLVLVEIKARFDEQANISWARKLEQAGVHVVYGIVGLKTHCKLSLVVRQEQDGLRRYCHIGTGNYHPRTARYYEDLGLLTADNQVAEDLSKLFNQLSGYAPKTSFDRLLVAPRSVRSGLIDRIDTEIANKKAGLPARVRIKVNSMVDEAIIDSLYRASQAGVEVGIVVRGICSLRPGVPGLSENITVRSILGRFLEHSRVFTFANGGDPVVYIGSADMMHRNLDRRVEALVQLSNPEDIADVNSLLGRYLDPGTASWHLDSDGEWKRHHLDDEGKPLLDIQSWLLASRSRPRSALHR, from the coding sequence ATGAAGCGCGAATACAAGGGATCCGTGAAAACGCTGGCAGTCAATGGCCAGGAACGATTTGTTTCCGGCGAAGTGCCGGCATCACGCGCCACGCAGGACCGGATTGACATCCCTGAGTTTGAGCCGACGCTCATCCCGGAAGGCGACATCTCACCGGACCGCTTTCTCGACCGCGAATTGAGCTGGCTGGCCTTCAACGCCCGTGTCCTGGAACTGGCCGAAGACCCCGACATGCCGCTGCTTGAACGAGTGAACTTCCTGTCCATTTTCGCTTCAAACCTTGATGAGTTCTTCATGGTCCGGGTGGCCGGGCTGAAGCGCCGCATCGCCACCGGCCTTGCCGTGCCCTCGCCTGCCGGGCTGAGTCCGTTGGAGGTTTTGGAGCAGATCAGCGACGCCGCCCACGAGCTTCAGGCACGGCACGCGCACGTGTTTGCCGGTCAAATCCGCCCCGCCCTGGCCTATGAGCACTTCCACCTGGTCCACTGGGATGAGCTGGATGATCCGTCAAAGGTGCAGCTGGCCAAGATGTTCGCCGAGAAGATTTTCCCCATCCTGACCCCGCTGGCCGTTGATCCCGCCCACCCGTTCCCCTACATTTCCGGGCTTTCCCTGAACCTGGCCGTTGTTGTCCGCAACCCTGTCAGCGACAAGGAGTTGTTTGCCCGCGTCAAGGTGCCCGATCAACTGCCCAGGCTGGTTGCGCTCGACGGCACCCGCGCCGGCACGGTTCCCGGCCGCGTGGCCCGCTTCATTCCGCTGGAAGAAGTCATTGCCGAACACCTCGACCAGCTGTTCCCCGGCATGGAGATCGTGGAGCACCACACGTTCCGTGTCACCCGCAATGAAGACCTCGAGGTTGAAGAAGACGACGCCGAGAATCTTTTGCAGGCACTGGAGAAGGAACTGCTGCGCCGCAAGTTCGGCCCGCCCGTCCGCCTTGAGGTGGCCACGGACATCAACCCAAGCATTCTGGCGCTGCTGGTGCGCGAGCTCGATGTGGAAGAGACAGAGGTTTACTCGCTGCCGGCGCCCCTGGACCTGCGCGGGCTGTCCATCCTCGGCGGCATTGACCGACCCGACCTGCGCTACCCCAAACACGTTGCGCACACCTCCCGGGACCTGAATGCCTCCGAAACCTCGAAGGCCGCAAACGTCTTTGCCGCCATGCGCCGTCGTGACATCTTGTTGCACCACCCCTACGACTCCTTCTCCACCTCTGTGCAGGCGTTCCTGGAGCAGGCCGCCGCCGACCCCAAGGTTCGCGCCATCAAGCAGACCCTGTACCGCACCTCCGGCGACTCCCCCATTGTTGACGCCTTGGTCGATGCTGCAGAGGCTGGCAAGCAGGTCTTGGTCCTTGTGGAGATCAAGGCCCGCTTCGACGAGCAGGCGAACATCTCCTGGGCCCGGAAGCTGGAGCAGGCCGGCGTGCACGTGGTGTACGGGATTGTGGGCTTGAAAACGCACTGCAAGCTGTCCCTGGTGGTTCGGCAGGAGCAGGACGGACTGCGTCGCTACTGCCACATTGGCACGGGCAACTACCATCCGCGCACTGCCCGGTACTATGAGGATCTGGGCCTGTTGACGGCCGACAACCAGGTGGCCGAAGACCTATCCAAACTCTTCAACCAACTCTCCGGCTATGCACCGAAGACGTCCTTCGACCGTTTGTTGGTGGCTCCGCGATCAGTCCGGTCAGGATTGATCGACCGCATCGACACCGAGATCGCCAACAAGAAGGCCGGCCTGCCGGCCCGGGTGCGCATCAAGGTCAACTCCATGGTTGATGAAGCCATCATCGACTCCCTGTACCGTGCCTCACAGGCAGGCGTAGAGGTCGGCATCGTGGTTCGCGGCATTTGCTCGCTGCGCCCCGGCGTTCCCGGACTGAGCGAGAACATCACGGTCCGTTCAATTCTTGGCCGCTTCCTGGAACACTCACGGGTGTTCACCTTCGCCAACGGCGGGGATCCTGTTGTTTACATTGGCTCCGCCGACATGATGCACAGGAACCTTGACCGCCGGGTCGAGGCGCTGGTGCAGCTTTCCAATCCTGAGGACATTGCCGACGTTAATTCCCTTTTGGGCCGGTACCTGGATCCAGGCACCGCGAGCTGGCACCTCGACAGCGACGGCGAATGGAAACGCCACCATCTCGACGACGAAGGAAAACCCTTGCTCGACATCCAGTCTTGGCTGCTCGCCAGCCGTTCACGGCCGAGATCAGCTCTCCACCGCTAA
- a CDS encoding NUDIX hydrolase: MRNSEHLEEGVEAGTEVSILAAGALCWRVKKKKLEVLLIHRQRYDDWSWPKGKLDKGETLAECAVREVYEEVGLPITLGIPLPAISYAVKTGLKEVHYWAAAVDDMPPIPDGKEVDAAIWCSPNKARGLLSNPSDIAPLEALVAAFEAETLQTWPLLIIRHAKAKPRSAWTRAEGERPLAATGKRQALYLQRLLMSWHPARIQTSGWMRCISTISPYAQATKAKVKVVPWLTEADHKRHPAKVAAVVEKMLTRSSATALCTHRPVLPTVLKTLAGHMSPELGEALPLKDPHLTPGEVLVAHVSLAEPGRIVALEQHKPYED, translated from the coding sequence ATGCGCAACTCTGAACATCTCGAAGAAGGCGTCGAGGCCGGCACGGAAGTCTCGATCCTGGCCGCCGGCGCACTGTGCTGGCGGGTCAAGAAGAAAAAGCTTGAAGTCCTCCTGATCCACCGGCAGCGCTACGACGACTGGTCTTGGCCCAAGGGCAAGCTCGACAAGGGCGAGACCCTGGCCGAGTGTGCGGTGCGTGAAGTGTACGAGGAAGTTGGCTTGCCCATCACCCTCGGCATTCCGCTGCCTGCCATCAGTTACGCCGTCAAGACCGGACTCAAGGAGGTCCATTACTGGGCTGCCGCCGTGGATGACATGCCGCCCATTCCCGACGGCAAAGAGGTTGACGCCGCTATTTGGTGCAGCCCCAACAAGGCCCGGGGGCTGCTGTCCAACCCCTCGGACATTGCACCACTGGAGGCTTTGGTGGCTGCCTTCGAGGCCGAAACACTTCAGACGTGGCCCCTGCTCATCATCAGGCATGCCAAGGCCAAGCCACGTTCGGCATGGACCAGGGCCGAGGGTGAACGCCCGCTGGCGGCAACAGGCAAACGGCAGGCACTGTATTTGCAACGTCTGTTGATGTCGTGGCATCCTGCCCGCATCCAAACGAGCGGTTGGATGCGCTGCATTTCAACCATCTCCCCTTATGCCCAGGCCACGAAGGCCAAGGTCAAGGTGGTGCCGTGGCTGACGGAGGCCGACCACAAACGGCACCCTGCCAAGGTCGCCGCCGTCGTGGAAAAAATGCTGACCCGCTCAAGCGCCACCGCCCTGTGCACCCACAGGCCGGTGCTGCCAACAGTGCTGAAGACGCTGGCCGGGCATATGTCGCCCGAACTGGGTGAAGCCCTGCCACTGAAGGACCCACATCTTACCCCCGGCGAAGTTTTGGTGGCGCACGTTTCCCTGGCCGAGCCCGGCCGGATCGTAGCCCTGGAACAACACAAGCCCTACGAGGATTGA
- a CDS encoding isopenicillin N synthase family oxygenase, with translation MASLDSLPVLDLSRLSAGPQEAAAFRDELRDAMHEVGFLYLAGHGIPQELTDAMLEVSRRFFELPEDVKLAVENIHSPQFRGYTRVGGELTDGSVDWREQIDIGVEHEAVAAGEGVADYWRLEGPNLWPEGLPEMRAVVSEWTERLSTISLELLRALALSLGAPEDTFDAAFASRAFPMLKIVRYPGESSPDPVQGVGSHRDGGVLTLLLVEPEKGGLQVEYQGAWIDAPQVPGTFVVNIGEMLELATNGYLKATLHRVISPLRGTDRMSLPFFFNPALDATMPQLAVSPEFQSKARGLSVDPTNSPILETYGDNALRYRLRAHPNVAAVQHPDLLAG, from the coding sequence ATGGCTTCACTCGATTCACTGCCCGTCTTGGACCTCTCCCGCCTCAGCGCAGGCCCACAGGAAGCCGCCGCTTTCCGCGATGAGCTTCGCGACGCCATGCACGAGGTCGGGTTCCTCTACCTGGCCGGCCACGGAATACCGCAGGAACTGACCGACGCCATGCTCGAGGTTTCCCGCCGCTTCTTCGAACTGCCGGAGGATGTGAAATTGGCCGTGGAGAACATCCACAGCCCGCAGTTCCGGGGCTACACCCGCGTCGGCGGCGAACTCACGGACGGGTCCGTCGACTGGCGCGAACAAATCGACATCGGCGTGGAGCATGAAGCCGTTGCCGCGGGTGAGGGCGTAGCCGACTACTGGCGCCTGGAAGGTCCCAACCTCTGGCCCGAGGGACTGCCCGAAATGCGTGCCGTTGTATCGGAATGGACCGAACGGCTCAGCACCATCTCACTCGAGCTTCTGCGGGCCTTGGCCCTTTCCCTCGGTGCGCCGGAAGACACTTTTGATGCCGCCTTCGCCTCCCGGGCTTTCCCGATGCTGAAAATTGTGCGCTATCCAGGGGAATCCAGCCCGGACCCCGTGCAGGGTGTGGGATCCCACCGCGACGGCGGTGTGCTGACACTCCTGCTTGTCGAACCCGAAAAAGGCGGGCTCCAGGTGGAATACCAGGGCGCATGGATCGACGCACCCCAGGTGCCCGGCACCTTTGTGGTCAACATTGGCGAGATGCTTGAACTCGCCACCAATGGCTACCTCAAGGCGACCCTGCACCGCGTCATCTCACCCCTGCGTGGCACCGACAGGATGTCCCTGCCATTCTTCTTCAACCCGGCACTGGACGCCACGATGCCCCAGCTCGCGGTCAGCCCCGAGTTCCAGTCGAAGGCCCGCGGACTTTCCGTCGACCCCACCAACAGTCCTATCCTGGAGACCTACGGCGACAACGCCCTGCGCTACCGGTTGCGCGCACACCCAAACGTCGCCGCGGTGCAGCACCCGGACCTACTGGCGGGCTGA